A window of Panicum virgatum strain AP13 chromosome 8K, P.virgatum_v5, whole genome shotgun sequence contains these coding sequences:
- the LOC120643964 gene encoding homeobox-leucine zipper protein HOX7-like — MELELNLGVSPALAKGTARHMLTCTRAGDGEGHDELVLELGVRTAKGDELDNLETSMQPEDVREEDLYQGCPQPTASAETGSVSSSLQVEVPMRQAAKDKGGFGGRTKKRLSKEQYGFLEDSFKEHSTLTPRQNSDLASRLNLGPQQVAIWFQNRRARTKVQQTKEECEKLKRGCAALTQENRRLQGEVAQLRALLTNPASFAATNQLRSFGHCAAGPARVDFSCTPRRRC, encoded by the exons ATGGAGCTTGAGCTTAATCTAGGGGTTTCTCCAGCTCTAGCAAAGGGCACTGCCAGGCATATGCTGACATGTACACGCGCAGGCGATGGAGAAGGCCATGATGAGCTTGTGCTAGAACTAGGAGTACGGACAGCCAAAGGAGACGAACTAGACAATCTGGAGACATCCATGCAACCAGAAGACGTGCGGGAAGAAGATCTTTACCAAGGCTGCCCTCAACCAACTGCCTCTGCAGAAACAG GGAGTGTGAGCTCATCCTTGCAGGTGGAAGTTCCTATGCGCCAGGCAGCTAAAGACAAGGGTGGATTTGGTGGTAGAACCAAGAAAAGGCTGAGCAAGGAGCAGTATGGGTTCCTGGAGGACAGCTTCAAGGAGCACAGCACCCTGACGCCA AGACAGAATAGTGATTTAGCGAGCCGGCTCAACCTTGGACCGCAGCAAGTGGCCATCTGGTTTCAAAACAGAAGAGCTCG GACAAAGGTGCAGCAAACCAAGGAGGAGTGCGAGAAGCTGAAACGTGGCTGCGCGGCGCTAACACAGGAGAACCGAAGGCTCCAAGGAGAGGTCGCGCAACTGCGCGCCTTGCTTACCAACCCTGCAAGTTTTGCAGCCACCAACCAGCTCCGTTCCTTTGGGCACTGTGCAGCGGGGCCTGCCAGGGTCGATTTCTCTTGTACTCCTCGTCGTAGGTGCTAG
- the LOC120645454 gene encoding uncharacterized protein LOC120645454, with the protein MTQTRSPRRAPLPPLLRVRFSSLSPVPLALPFFYFFTTIQRFRRPASPISSATPRSPTSLRRPSRSSTAAPPAIVWDPCRNDQVQTRAPSRRGPAPPAPVPPGELQPEDPSSVNLWYPCRTGQLQTRDPSRRGPALPAPAPPRRAADVRARRPGDSLQPPCRVLDSTTSGRLGETVRRWSLLYAWLLHLQRACTDDHSAAADLTAEFPLRSYSATRLTLTRPSRPPRSSASASCSTTPSSSLPSQMAQAVLDTLVQLIMNTRVKSVCNLEIWCISVQQLEPLIIEDRADQVVTAIVHALNNPFPCQQDLRELRLS; encoded by the exons ATGACCCAAACCCGATCCCCGCGCCGAGCGCCCCTCCCCCCACTCCTCCGCGTCCGGTTTTCCTCCCTATCACCGGTTCCCCTCGCCCTTCcgtttttttacttttttaccACGATTCAACGCTTCCGCAGGCCAGCGTCGCCGATCTCCAGCGCGACACCCCGCTCCCCGACCTCGCTCCGGCGCCCGTCACGCAGCTCCACAGCTGCACCCCCTGCGATCGTCTGGGACCCGTGCCGCAACGACCAGGTGCAGACGAGGGCTCCATCCCGGCGAGGCCCTGCGCCACCGGCTCCCGTGCCACCCGGCGAGCTGCAGCCTGAAGACCCATCGTCGGTGAACCTCTGGTACCCGTGCCGCACCGGTCAGCTACAGACGAGGGATCCGTCCCGGCGAGGCCCTGCACTGCCggctcccgcgccgccccggcgagCTGCAGACGTCCGCGCCCGCCGTCCCGGTGATAGTCTTCAGCCGCCGTGCCGCGTCCTCGACTCAACCACCTCCGGCCGTCTTGGAGAGACCGTGCGCCGATGGAGCCTTCTG TACGCTTGGCTCCTCCACCTGCAGCGCGCCTGCACCGACGaccactccgccgccgctgaCCTCACCGCCGAGTTCCCTCTCCGCTCCTACTCCGCGACGCGGCTGACCCTGACGAGGCCGTCGAGGCCTCCACGCTCAAGTGCCTCGGCTTCGTGCTCTACCACCCCGTCCTCGTCTCTACCATCTCAG ATGGCTCAGGCTGTATTGGATACCTTGGTGCAGCTAATCATGAATACTCGGGTGAAG TCTGTTTGTAATTTGGAAATCTGGTGCATCTCTGTTCAGCAGTTGGAGCCTTTGATTATAGAGGATAGAGCAGACCAAGTGGTTACTGctattgttcatgcactcaacAATCCATTTCCTTGTCAACAAGATTTGAGGGAGCTCAG GCTATCATGA